The segment ATCCGGGCCTGAGCAATGATGAGATCTACGGTGCGGTGGAACGCTTTTACCGCAGCTTCTATTTCCGCCCGCGCTACATCTTCAAGTCAGTGAAGAAGATGATGACCTCCACCGAAGAGGCGAAGCGGCTGCTGAAGGAGGGTATGCAGTTTCTCTCTACCATGCGCCAGCGCCGGCATCAGATGGCTCAGCAGCGAGTGGCCGCCTAAACAAGGCCCGAGGGAGGCGGTTTACCATTGAGCGCGGGGCCTGCCTGGCCGGCCTACTGGCTGTCATGAGCTTACTTAGCCTTCTCTGCGACGCGGGCATAATCATCGGCGTCGGTTACTGTCTCGCATCATTTGTCGCCGCGCTGCGCTTCGCAAAGCGGGCAGCGAAACGGCCCGCGGCGCTCCCGAAGATCGCTCCCCGCGTCGCAATTCTGAAACCTTTGCACGGAACGGACGAGTCGCTGGCCGCAAACCTGATGAGCTTCCTCGAGGTGACGTATCCGCGGCTCGACTATTTCTTCGCGGTGTCATCTTATGATGACCCGGCGGCGGAAGTTCCGACCGCGCTGCGCGCCCGCTACCAGTTCGCGAATATCAGGCTGCTGGTGGGCGAAGAACCGGACTGCGCGAACCGCAAAATCGCCAAAGTTATCAGGATGTCGGACCGCGCCGAAAAGGCGGACATTTTCGTGATGAGCGACGCGGACATCTCGGTCGATCGCGACTACCTTCTTCGAATCGTGAGCGAGCTGGAGGCGGACGACCAGGTGGGCATCGTGACTTGCGCATATCGCGCGCGGCCGTCTGGATCCTTCATGTCACGGCTGGAAGCGTTGTTCGTGAATACCGATTTCACACCGCAGGTGCTTTTGTCCTCCGCACTTGAACCGATGCGCCATGCCCTGGGCGCGACCGTCGCGATAAAGCGCGATGCCCTGGAGTCGATCGGCGGATTTCGCGCCGTAAAAGATCTGCTCGCGGACGATTTCTACCTGGGTAGGTTCGCCACTCAACACGGCTGGCGGGTCAGGCTCTCCGACTCGCTGGTGACGCTGAGCTTCGAGGAGACGCGGCTCAGGGCGGTGTGGCGCCGACAACTTCGCTGGGCACGCACGGTACGGTGGGTGCGCCCGGTCAGCGTAGGGACCATCTTCTGCCATGCGACCTTCTGGGCGCTGCTGCTTATGCTCATCTCCGGATTCAGTGCTGGCAGTATTGCAGTGTTGGTTGGCGTCCTCAC is part of the Candidatus Binataceae bacterium genome and harbors:
- the hpnI gene encoding bacteriohopanetetrol glucosamine biosynthesis glycosyltransferase HpnI; the encoded protein is MSLLSLLCDAGIIIGVGYCLASFVAALRFAKRAAKRPAALPKIAPRVAILKPLHGTDESLAANLMSFLEVTYPRLDYFFAVSSYDDPAAEVPTALRARYQFANIRLLVGEEPDCANRKIAKVIRMSDRAEKADIFVMSDADISVDRDYLLRIVSELEADDQVGIVTCAYRARPSGSFMSRLEALFVNTDFTPQVLLSSALEPMRHALGATVAIKRDALESIGGFRAVKDLLADDFYLGRFATQHGWRVRLSDSLVTLSFEETRLRAVWRRQLRWARTVRWVRPVSVGTIFCHATFWALLLMLISGFSAGSIAVLVGVLTLRIGISAVIIARVLKLPGLARDALMVPLKDVLAAAIWLVSLTGNEVVWGGERFRSGRDGMMRAVTRSAARRATVGSSHRAAS